The Deinococcus multiflagellatus genome includes a window with the following:
- a CDS encoding DUF2243 domain-containing protein produces the protein MTTSLPSDRAAPPALTWGSTLLGIGLGGFFDGIVLHQLLQWHHLLSSVYAPTTLDNLKLNTLADGFFHVATWVFTVLGVALLWSGTRGGHAPRRTSALLGGLLLGWGLFNVVEGLIDHQLLQIHHVRPGPHQLAYDLGFLAWGALMMMLGGALRRRPQA, from the coding sequence ATGACCACATCCCTTCCTTCCGACCGCGCCGCGCCGCCCGCCCTGACCTGGGGCAGCACCCTGCTGGGGATTGGCCTGGGCGGCTTTTTCGACGGCATCGTGCTGCATCAGCTGCTGCAGTGGCACCATCTGCTCAGCAGCGTCTACGCCCCCACCACCCTGGACAACCTGAAGCTCAACACGCTGGCCGACGGCTTTTTTCACGTGGCCACCTGGGTTTTCACGGTGCTGGGGGTAGCGCTGCTCTGGAGTGGCACGCGCGGCGGCCACGCGCCCCGGCGCACCTCTGCACTGCTGGGGGGGCTGCTGCTGGGCTGGGGGCTTTTTAACGTGGTCGAGGGCCTGATTGACCATCAGCTGCTGCAGATTCACCACGTTCGCCCCGGCCCCCACCAGCTGGCCTACGACCTGGGCTTTCTGGCCTGGGGGGCGCTGATGATGATGCTGGGCGGGGCCCTGCGGCGGCGCCCACAGGCTTGA